The genomic interval CCAACGCGCCGGCATCGGCTGGATCGGAAAGAACTCCTGCCTCATCAATCCAAAACAAGGCTCATATTTTTTCATCTCCGAAATTTTCCTCGACCTCGAACTCGAACCCGATTCGCCATTCGTCACCGATCACTGCGGCACATGCGCGCGTTGCATCAGCGCCTGTCCCACCGATTGCATTTTGCCAAACCGCACCCTCGACGCGACGCGCTGTATCTCGTATCTCACCATCGAACTCAAAGATGACATCCCCGTTGAACTGCGCGAAAAAATCGGCAATTGGGTTTTTGGATGCGACATCTGCCAAATGGTCTGCCCATGGAATCGATTCGCGCCGGAAGGTGATTCCGCTTTTTCAGATGGCGAGCCGCTTCCCTCTCCGACGGGCGAACTGACTCTCACTCCCCAAGCCTTTAATCAACGCTTCAAGCGGACTCCCATCTCCCGCGCCAAACGACGCGGCTACCTGCGAAACGTCGCCGTCGCCCTCGGCAACACCGCCGACACACACGCCCTCCCTGTCCTGCAAAACGCCCTCAACGACGACGAACCCATGATCCGAACACACACGCAATGGGCGATAGAGCAGATCAACAAGAGAGCAAGTGAGCAAGTGGGCAAGTGAGCAAATGAGCAAGAGGGCAAATGAGCAAGTGAGCAAATAGGCAAATGAGCAAATAGGCAAATGAGCAAAGTCTCTAATCTCTAGTCTCCGATCTCTAGCCCCCCAATTCTCTAGTTCTCCCAATTCTCTTTTCCTCTCTCATCCACTATGGCATCCCCCATCCTCCTCGCCACCAACAACAAAGACAAGATCATCGAACTACAAGACCTGCTCAAGGACTTGAACCTTCAACTCCTCACGCCAGCGGGCATTAACCTCGAACTCGACGTCATCGAAGATGGATTGACTTATGCCGAGAACGCAGCAAAGAAAGCCACCGCCTTCGCCCAAGCCAGCGGACTCATTTCCCTCGCCGACGATTCAGGCTTGGAAGTGAACGCGCTCAACGGCGAGCCAGGCTTATACTCCGCGCGTTACGGTTCAACAGACGGTAAAAAACTTTCCGATGGCGAACGAAGAAAATACTTGTTGAGCAAACTGCAAAACCATCCCCGCCCATGGACCGCGCGCTTCAAAGCCACGATTGCAATCGCAGACACCAGTCACCAATTACAACTTACCGAGGGTGTCTGCGAAGGCGAGATCATCCCCGAAGAACGCGGCACAGGCGGATTTGGATATGACCCGATCTTTCTTTTTCCAGAGTTGGGTAAAACCATGTCAGAACTTGGCATGGACGAAAAAAACCGCCTCAGCCATCGGGCAAAGGCGGCGATCAAAGCCAAAGAGATTTTGAAATTCTTATTCCATGAGTGA from Candidatus Defluviilinea gracilis carries:
- the queG gene encoding tRNA epoxyqueuosine(34) reductase QueG: MSGLKQRIKDKARQLGFSLAGVTLPDPPPHYSTFEHWLAQGLHGSMNYLATERARICRADPREILPECKSILVLATAYPSPSGRGQGEGEIQVASYARGEDYHNILPARMAELVRFIEEQVARPIKNRYYTDTGPILERDLAQRAGIGWIGKNSCLINPKQGSYFFISEIFLDLELEPDSPFVTDHCGTCARCISACPTDCILPNRTLDATRCISYLTIELKDDIPVELREKIGNWVFGCDICQMVCPWNRFAPEGDSAFSDGEPLPSPTGELTLTPQAFNQRFKRTPISRAKRRGYLRNVAVALGNTADTHALPVLQNALNDDEPMIRTHTQWAIEQINKRASEQVGK
- the rdgB gene encoding RdgB/HAM1 family non-canonical purine NTP pyrophosphatase: MASPILLATNNKDKIIELQDLLKDLNLQLLTPAGINLELDVIEDGLTYAENAAKKATAFAQASGLISLADDSGLEVNALNGEPGLYSARYGSTDGKKLSDGERRKYLLSKLQNHPRPWTARFKATIAIADTSHQLQLTEGVCEGEIIPEERGTGGFGYDPIFLFPELGKTMSELGMDEKNRLSHRAKAAIKAKEILKFLFHE